GGTTGTACGCATGGAAGGGGTGGACACCCATGTGGACTACTCGCCCGAGGATGCTGACAAGCAGGCAAGACAGCTGGTAGCCATGGCCATTGAAGCCTTCCAAGGCAGGCGAGGCCACCCCTTTATACCCACAAGCCAGGCCAGTGTGGTGGCGGGCTTTTCCGTCGAGGCCATCCAGGATGCCCTCGGCGGGAGCTTCGGGCCCCTCTTGGAGGCCATCGAGGCCGGCAGCATCAAGGGAATAGCGGCAGTGGTTGGCTGCACCAATACCCGAAACGGCCACGACAGCAAGGGGTTGGCCATCATGAAGGAACTCATGAAAAACGACGTGCTTGTGCTGAGTGCGGGCTGCATGTCCAGTGCCGCCCAGATGGGCAGCCTCATGTGCCCTGAGGCCCTCCAGGGGGCTGGCAGCGGGTTGAGAGAGGTAGGGGAGGCCCTTGGCGTACCGCCCGTGCTCAACTTCGGTTCCTGCGTGGACATCGGGCGCATCGGTGTGGCTGTAACCAGCCTCGCCCTGGCCATGGGCGTCGACCCCTCCAGGCTTCCCGTGGTGGTGTCTGCCCCAGAGTACCTGGAGCAAAAGGCCGTGGTTGACGGCGTGTTCGCAGTGGCCTTTGGCCTCCTGACCCACCTGGGGCCAATCCCGCCCGTTACCGGGAGCCCGCTGGTCACCAAGGTTCTCACCCAGGACATAGAGGGGCTGACAGGTGGACGGGTTCTTGTGGAGGAGGACCCCCTGAAGGCCGCCAGGGCCATGGTAGACCACATCGAAGAGAAAAGGCTCTCTCTGGGAGCCCGGTGAAGGCGGCGTGCCCTGGCAGGAGACAGGGCGCGCCAGCAAATCAAGACGCGGAGGGGATACCGGTGAAGGAGATCATGCTGCACTTGGCAAGGTGCAACGGCTGCCTGAGCTGCGCTGTGGCCTGCGCCATCGAGCACTCCGAATCCAAGACCCTCTTGGGGGCGGTCTTGGAGAACAGCAAGCCCAGGCTCTCGGTGGAACCCTTTCTGGACAGGGCGGCCCCGGTAATGTGCCGGCACTGTACGGAGCCAGCCTGTGTTGACGCGTGCATGGCCGGGGCGATGCAGAGGGACGAGGCAACGGGGCTTGTGACCAACGAGGGACCCGGGCAGCAGTGCGTGGGATGCTGGATGTGTGTCATGGCGTGCCCATACGGGGCTATCATCCAGGAGACGGTTCCTGAAAAGAAGGCCCTGAAGTGCGACAGGTGTCCCGGGAGAGAGATCCCGGCCTGTGTACAGGCGTGCCCCAACGCAGCCCTGGTATTCGAGGAGCCCGGCCGTTTCGCCGCGGAGATCCGCCGGGGCAGTCTCGTAGGTTTGACGGCCAGCGGGCCCACGGAGCAGGGGAGGGGATAGACTTGGACAGGCTGCGCCACGTGATTATCGGCTCGAGCGCGGCGGGAACCAAGGCCGCGGAGACCCTGAGGCGCCTGCGGCCGGAGGATGATATCACAGTGATCAGTGATGAAGCCAATCCCCTGTACTCTCGCTGTCTCTTGCCGCACCTCTTAGGGGAAACCCGGGATGAGGATGGCATCCGGTTTCGCCCCGGGGACTTCTTCTCAAGATGGCGACTGAACAGGGTGCTTGGTGCGGGGGTGACCGCGGTGGAACCGCACCGCTCAAGGGTCATCATACAGGACAACAGCACCCTGGAGTATGACAGGCTCCTCATTGCCACTGGGAGTTCCTCGTTCATTCCCCCCGTGCCTGGCCTTGCCGGGCCTAGGGTCCTGGGCCTGCGGACCCTGGATGACGCCCGGCGGATAGGAGCCCTGGCACAGGAATCACGCCGGGTGGTCATCGTTGGGGCGGGGTTCGTAGGACTGGAGGTAGCCTACGCCCTCCGCAGGAGGGGCCTGGAGGTGACCGTTGTGGAGAAGCTCCCGGGCATCCTCCCGCAACAGATGGACCATGAGGCTGCCGGTATCATCCAGGAGGATATCGAGGGCGCCGGTGTCCGGCTGGTGCTAGGGACCGGGATTCTCCAGGTGAGGGATGGGGGAGGCGGCTCCCTTCGTGTCATCCTGGAGGATGAAAGGGTCCTGGAGGCAGGCTTCGTAATCGTTGCTGCGGGCACCCGGCCCAACGTAGGGTTCCTGGACCAGTCAGGGATCCACGTAGAGAGGGGCATCCCGGTAGACGGGCAGATGTCCACCAACGTCCAGGGGGTCTACGCCGCGGGTGATGTGGCGGTGACAGTGGACGCTGTCACGGGCTCCGCGGGCCTTACACCCATCTGGCCCAACGCTGTAGTCCAGGGCCGTGTGGCCGGCTTCAACATGGCGGGGAAAAACCGCCTCTACAGCAGCCAGATAGCGCTGCAGAACGCCGTGGAGTTCCAAGATGTGCCAGCGGTTTCCCTGGGGCTCTCCCGCGCCCCGGGTGAGGGCTACGAGGTGATTTCCGTATATAACCCGTCAAGGGGCATCTACCGGAAG
Above is a window of Bacillota bacterium DNA encoding:
- a CDS encoding 4Fe-4S dicluster domain-containing protein; protein product: MKEIMLHLARCNGCLSCAVACAIEHSESKTLLGAVLENSKPRLSVEPFLDRAAPVMCRHCTEPACVDACMAGAMQRDEATGLVTNEGPGQQCVGCWMCVMACPYGAIIQETVPEKKALKCDRCPGREIPACVQACPNAALVFEEPGRFAAEIRRGSLVGLTASGPTEQGRG
- a CDS encoding FAD-dependent oxidoreductase encodes the protein MDRLRHVIIGSSAAGTKAAETLRRLRPEDDITVISDEANPLYSRCLLPHLLGETRDEDGIRFRPGDFFSRWRLNRVLGAGVTAVEPHRSRVIIQDNSTLEYDRLLIATGSSSFIPPVPGLAGPRVLGLRTLDDARRIGALAQESRRVVIVGAGFVGLEVAYALRRRGLEVTVVEKLPGILPQQMDHEAAGIIQEDIEGAGVRLVLGTGILQVRDGGGGSLRVILEDERVLEAGFVIVAAGTRPNVGFLDQSGIHVERGIPVDGQMSTNVQGVYAAGDVAVTVDAVTGSAGLTPIWPNAVVQGRVAGFNMAGKNRLYSSQIALQNAVEFQDVPAVSLGLSRAPGEGYEVISVYNPSRGIYRKMVLREDTPVGMILVGDIRQSGVVASLIRRKRPLAEDLKEAFLHGNLHTGHLLSFSTRRDRLGQG